The window GGCGTCGCCGTCCTCCACACCTGGGGACAGACGCTGATGCATCATCCCCACGTCCATTGCGTCGTTCCGGGTGGCGGCCTCTCGCCCGATGGCGCGCGCTGGACCGCTTGCCGACCGAACTTCTTCCTGGCCGTCAAACCGTTGTCCAGACTATTTCGCACACTTTTTCTCAAACGTCTGTCGGCAGCCTTCAACTCCGGTGCCTTGCGTTTCTTCGGCGATCTCGGAGCTCTGGCCGAGCCGGCTGCCTTTGCGGCCCACCTCGACGCCATGCGACGCATCAACTGGGTTGTTTACGCCAAACGGCCCTTCGGCGGACCCGCACAGGTCCTGGCCTATCTCGGCCGCTACACCCATCGCGTCGCGATCGCCAACAGCCGGCTCGTCGCACTCGACGACGATCATGTCGCCTTCTCATGGAAGGACTATCGCCAAAACAGCGCGACAAAGATCATGAATCTCAAGCCCGATGAGTTCATTCGCCGTTTCCTGCTTCATACGCTGCCTGACGGCTTCCACCGCATCCGCCACTTCGGCTTCATGGCCAACCGCCATCGCGCTGCCAAGCTCGCCCTTTGCCGCGAACTTCTCGATCATGAGCGAACAGCCCCAAACGATGGCCAGCCGTCGCCTGTGGATTCGGAGGCTCAAACCCGGGCCGAGGTTCCTGCCTGTCCCGATTGTGGTGGCGTCATGCGCATCATTGAGCGCTTTCGACATAGCTTCAGACGCCCCAGCCCTCGAACATCACCGTTCCGATGCGACACATCGTGAGCCAAGTCATGTCGTGCACGACGATCATCATTCGTCATTTCGCTCCCAGCGTCTCGATCATCGCGGACGATGTCGAATCCGTGCTGTCACACTGCGCGACAACAACCGTCCGATGCAGCAAAAGGCCTATCGCGATCTCAGGCGAAGCGCGTCTGATCTCAACTCTTCCAGGATGCGCACTCCTGTGTCTCTGCCTCACGCGCCGAGCCAGCAGATCGGGCATGGCGATCTCGAACAATCCCCATAGCTGCAAAACCGCGAATAG of the Bradyrhizobium quebecense genome contains:
- a CDS encoding IS91 family transposase, whose protein sequence is MTRSDIRSNRPAIEIADILCRHGDAYRRVHAGHLGRVERRVMSAIVACRTEALGGHMQACDDCGTTRVAYNSCRNRHCPKCQGRARAAWLAARQADLLPVPYFHVVFTLPAPIAAIAFQNKAVVYAILFKAAAEAMTTLAANPRRLGGAIGGVAVLHTWGQTLMHHPHVHCVVPGGGLSPDGARWTACRPNFFLAVKPLSRLFRTLFLKRLSAAFNSGALRFFGDLGALAEPAAFAAHLDAMRRINWVVYAKRPFGGPAQVLAYLGRYTHRVAIANSRLVALDDDHVAFSWKDYRQNSATKIMNLKPDEFIRRFLLHTLPDGFHRIRHFGFMANRHRAAKLALCRELLDHERTAPNDGQPSPVDSEAQTRAEVPACPDCGGVMRIIERFRHSFRRPSPRTSPFRCDTS